In Lolium rigidum isolate FL_2022 chromosome 7, APGP_CSIRO_Lrig_0.1, whole genome shotgun sequence, the DNA window tcccgggctggccactccaaccctccaccggcgactccgtcgccggcttccatgcatctccatctcgccgccggaacgcggtgatagatcgatagatccaccaccaccaaccgcaggccgaccctctccagcgaagaagagggccacctccaccgtcgtacccaaggctgctgccccgggcgacctcgtgtcgcgggtgaagcccgagatcgcctccactcaccggcgagaggcggggggaaaatggcgcaggccatgggcctggccgccgcccaccaccagcccctgccggagtgctgcggagagccgacgggaggagggcgcaggcaggccgccgccgcccatcccaaccgcgccggccgatccaccaggggagagccgacgggagaaggggacgcagcgcaggccgccgccgcccatcccatccgcgcgTCCGCCATGCTCGAGGGAGAGAGATCCGGCTGCCGTCCACCatgcgtcgacgaggaagggcccccgccgccgccacgcccggtgggtctttgccccggcggcgctaccggcagcggcggtggcggctaGGGCTGGGAGGCTGGGGGTACGGGAGGCTGGGGGCTGGACGGTACTGGAGCAGCCAGTTGCTCAGGACCATATATTGCTCAAACTTCCAAAGTCTTATTACAACAACAACACACAAAAAAACACTCAACGTCGACGGCTCACTTGGCCGGGACCAAGGATCCAAGCTTTCGGGTGGTGACCGTCGGCCAGTCCTGCTCGAACATTTCCACCTTATACATGGCGTGCGCGTCGTTCATCCTCAGCGCGTCGACGTCGAGCCGGTAGTTTATGCCGACGGCAACGATCTGCATCTCGCCGCTCACCACCTTGCTGAACCTGAGCCCGTCGTTGTACACCCACGTGTGCTTCACCACAGCCCACCGGCCGAGGTCCTGGACGTGCGGGTCGGTGATGTTGATGATCGGTTTCCACTTCCCGTCAAGCGCTGCACTGggcgcggcagcagcagcggcgtcaGGGAC includes these proteins:
- the LOC124669983 gene encoding cysteine proteinase inhibitor 8-like, with product MTRMSTLLFLLVAGAAVLHAAAALDATVPDAAAAAAPSAALDGKWKPIINITDPHVQDLGRWAVVKHTWVYNDGLRFSKVVSGEMQIVAVGINYRLDVDALRMNDAHAMYKVEMFEQDWPTVTTRKLGSLVPAK